From a single Nothobranchius furzeri strain GRZ-AD chromosome 7, NfurGRZ-RIMD1, whole genome shotgun sequence genomic region:
- the LOC129167165 gene encoding coiled-coil domain-containing protein 106-like yields MSSLSSDGSFDKGSDSSTSTTSSDEDSQKRKKKGKAKKNKKSKKHDQIARTRAQNPKQVVPRYERILRLFKRGGTMSAAFKRLGVDRNTIVATAPIAELFIVAPDRYKELEKNKQGKKLSLFATQCAAAISADPEIEDKRESYKSSGKLLPLKKKD; encoded by the exons ATGTCTTCGCTTTCCTCTGACGGGTCATTTGATAAGGGTTCTGACTCCTCCACGAGCACAACTTCATCAGATGAAGACAgtcagaagaggaagaagaaaggcAAAGCCAAAAAGAATAAGAAGTCAAAGAAACATGACCAAATTGCAAGAACAAGAG CCCAGAATCCCAAACAAGTGGTCCCCCGGTATGAGAGGATTTTGAGGCTGTTCAAAAGAGGAGGGACCATGTCAGCTGCCTTTAAACGTCTGGGAGTGGACCGGAACACAATTGTGGCAACTGCTCCAATTGCTGAGCTTTTCATTGTCGCACCTGATAGGTATAAAGaattagaaaaaaacaaacaggGTAAGAAACTGTCATTGTTTGCAACACAGTGTGCTGCAGCAATCAGTGCAGATCCAGAAATAGAGGACAAACGTGAGTCCTATAAGTCTTCTGGGAAGTTGCTTCCTCTTAAAAAAAAAGACTAG